A stretch of DNA from Candidatus Neomarinimicrobiota bacterium:
CTTGACAGTATGATCATGCCGGGAATACAGGGAGGACCGCTGATGCACGTGATAGCCGCAAAAGCGGCGGCGTTTGGTGAAGACCTTGAACCGGAGTACAAAACTTACATCGAACAGGTGGTGGCAAATGCCAAAGCCCTCGCAGACGCCCTGCTCGAACACGATTTTAAAGTTGTTTCGGGCGGTACTGACGTGCATCTTGTACTGTTGAACCTTGTAAATAAAAACACTACGGGCAAAGCGGCGGAAGAATCACTTGAAGCGGCGGGCATCACTACCAATAAAAACATGGTGCCGTTTGACGAGCGCAGTCCATTTGTAACGAGTGGATTACGGATAGGAACCCCGGCGCTGACTACAAGAGGTATGAAGGAAGAACAAATGAAGCTGATAGCAGACTTGATGGACAAAGTTATTTCTAATCCCGATGACAAAGCTGTCAGGAAGGAAGTCAGAATATCAGTCGGAGAACTTTGTGAGGAATTTCCACTATACGATTACCTCGTCTAAAGCTGGGAGGATAAGAATATGAGATGTGTCTATTGTGATTCGGCGGATACTAAAGTCGTTGATTCACGGGCGGTTCAAAGCGATAACGCCATCCGGCGCAGACGCGAATGCGAATCGTGTTCAAAGCGCTTTACAACTTATGAATATATAGAGAACACTCCCGTAATGGTCGTTAAAAACGACGGCAGGAGGGAGACGTATGCGCGGCAAAAGGTGGAAAAAGCAATACAGATAGCGTGCAATAAACGTCCCGTGTCTCTCGAACAGATATTTTCCATAATAAATGACGTTGAACTTGAACTCGGCAATCTCGGCAGAAGGGAAGTACCGGTTAAAGTGATAGGCGAAACTATCATGAAGAAACTCAAATCTATTGATGAAATCGCTTTTGTCAGATTCGCCAGTGTTTATAAGAAGTACAAAGACACGCAGGAGTTCATCTCCGAAATCCACAGGATGAATTGATAAACTCTTGACTTCTGATCGAAAGCCGGGTATAATATATCTGATATTTTAATGGGGCCGTAGCTCAGCTGGGAGAGCGCCTGAATGGCATTCAGGAGGTCGTCGGTTCGATCCCGATCGGCTCCACTAATATTACCAACGGTTACAGAGAATTAAATTAATT
This window harbors:
- the nrdR gene encoding transcriptional repressor NrdR, translating into MRCVYCDSADTKVVDSRAVQSDNAIRRRRECESCSKRFTTYEYIENTPVMVVKNDGRRETYARQKVEKAIQIACNKRPVSLEQIFSIINDVELELGNLGRREVPVKVIGETIMKKLKSIDEIAFVRFASVYKKYKDTQEFISEIHRMN